In one window of Kitasatospora sp. MMS16-BH015 DNA:
- a CDS encoding heavy metal translocating P-type ATPase yields the protein MMIVAALAAAALGQLTDGALLIVIFATSGALEALATARTADSVRGLLDLAPATATRLLPGGTSQPEAGGGSEQTVPTECLAVGDTLLIRPGERIGADGTVLAGTGEVDQSTITGEPLPVAKQPGDEVFAGTLNGTGALRVRVDRDPADSVIARIVALVEEAATTKAPTQLFVERIEQRYSLGMVAASLLVFAVPLALGAAASASLLRAMTFMIVASPCAVVLATMPPLLSAIANAGRHGLLVKSAVVMERLGQADALALDKTGTLTEGLPRLTELRPLPGSELTPEALLALAAAAEHPSEHPLGRALVTAARERGLTLGPALEFSSTPGTGVTALVEGHAVTVGSPARLLDEPSAVAAELEEAGCTAVAVLRDGRPVGLLGLTDRPRAGAAPAVAALAGLTTRSAELPVLLTGDNPRAAARLAAETGVPAIRAGLLPDQKVAAVRELTQTGHRVLMVGDGVNDAPALAAAHMGVAMGRSGADLTLDTADAVLVHDELGALPAALRLSRRARRLVVQNLVLAGVFITALVLWDLVGHLPLPLGVAGHEGSTVLVGLNGLRLLRDSAWQEG from the coding sequence TTGATGATCGTGGCCGCGCTGGCCGCCGCCGCGCTCGGCCAACTCACCGACGGCGCCCTGCTGATCGTCATCTTCGCCACCTCCGGTGCGCTGGAGGCGCTGGCCACCGCCCGCACCGCCGACTCGGTGCGCGGGCTGCTCGACCTCGCGCCCGCCACCGCCACCCGACTGCTGCCAGGGGGCACCTCCCAGCCGGAGGCTGGGGGAGGCTCCGAACAGACCGTGCCCACCGAGTGCCTGGCCGTCGGCGACACCCTGCTGATCCGCCCGGGCGAGCGGATCGGAGCCGACGGCACCGTGCTCGCGGGCACCGGCGAGGTCGACCAGTCCACCATCACCGGCGAACCGCTGCCCGTCGCCAAGCAGCCCGGCGACGAGGTCTTCGCCGGCACCCTCAACGGCACCGGCGCGCTGCGCGTCCGGGTCGACCGCGACCCGGCCGACTCGGTGATCGCGCGGATCGTCGCCCTGGTCGAGGAGGCCGCCACCACGAAGGCGCCCACCCAGCTCTTCGTGGAGCGGATCGAACAGCGCTACTCGCTCGGCATGGTGGCCGCCAGCCTGCTGGTCTTCGCCGTGCCGCTCGCCCTCGGCGCGGCGGCCTCGGCCAGCCTGCTGCGGGCCATGACCTTCATGATCGTGGCCTCCCCCTGCGCGGTGGTGCTGGCCACCATGCCGCCGCTGCTCTCCGCCATCGCCAACGCCGGGCGGCACGGCCTGCTGGTCAAGTCGGCCGTGGTGATGGAGCGCCTCGGCCAGGCGGACGCGCTCGCCCTCGACAAGACCGGCACCCTGACCGAGGGCCTCCCCCGGCTCACCGAGCTCCGCCCGCTGCCCGGCTCCGAGCTCACCCCCGAGGCCCTGCTCGCCCTGGCGGCCGCCGCCGAGCACCCCAGCGAGCACCCGCTCGGCCGCGCCCTGGTCACGGCGGCCCGCGAGCGCGGCCTGACCCTCGGCCCGGCCCTGGAGTTCTCCTCCACCCCCGGCACCGGCGTGACCGCCCTGGTCGAAGGCCACGCGGTGACGGTCGGCAGCCCGGCCCGGCTGCTTGACGAACCCTCCGCCGTGGCGGCCGAGTTGGAGGAGGCCGGCTGCACGGCGGTGGCGGTGCTGCGGGACGGCCGACCGGTCGGCCTGCTCGGGCTGACCGACCGCCCGCGGGCCGGCGCCGCGCCGGCGGTGGCCGCCCTGGCCGGGCTCACCACCCGCTCCGCCGAACTACCGGTGCTGCTCACCGGCGACAACCCGCGCGCCGCCGCCCGACTGGCCGCCGAGACCGGCGTCCCGGCCATCCGGGCCGGCCTGCTGCCGGACCAGAAGGTGGCGGCCGTGCGGGAGTTGACCCAGACCGGCCACCGGGTACTGATGGTCGGCGACGGCGTCAACGACGCCCCCGCGCTGGCCGCCGCCCACATGGGCGTGGCGATGGGCCGCTCCGGCGCCGACCTCACCCTGGACACCGCCGACGCCGTCCTGGTGCACGACGAACTCGGCGCCCTGCCCGCCGCCCTCCGGCTCTCCCGCCGCGCCCGCCGCCTGGTGGTGCAGAACCTGGTGCTGGCCGGGGTGTTCATCACCGCCCTGGTGCTCTGGGACCTGGTCGGCCACCTGCCACTGCCGCTGGGCGTGGCCGGCCACGAGGGTTCGACCGTGCTGGTCGGGCTCAACGGCCTGCGGCTGCTGCGCGATTCGGCCTGGCAGGAGGGCTGA
- a CDS encoding AAA family ATPase, translating into MKRVLITGMSGTGKSALLNELAARGHRAVDTDEAEEVWFETVDGERLWRVDRIQELLRSEPGGPGEVLFVQGTTRNQGRLYPWFDEIVLLSAPTEVLVERLRTRTSNPYGKDPAELAEILGHLETVEPLLRASATLEVVTTVPVPVVADVVLTHVLRECG; encoded by the coding sequence GTGAAACGGGTACTGATCACCGGGATGTCGGGTACGGGCAAGTCCGCGCTGCTGAACGAGCTCGCCGCGCGCGGCCACCGGGCGGTGGACACGGACGAGGCCGAGGAGGTCTGGTTCGAGACGGTGGACGGCGAGCGGCTCTGGCGGGTCGACCGGATCCAGGAGTTGCTGCGCAGCGAGCCCGGCGGGCCGGGGGAGGTGCTGTTCGTCCAGGGGACCACGCGCAACCAGGGGCGGCTCTACCCCTGGTTCGACGAGATCGTCCTGCTGAGCGCCCCGACCGAGGTGCTGGTCGAACGGCTCAGGACCCGCACCTCGAACCCGTACGGCAAGGACCCAGCCGAACTCGCCGAGATCCTCGGCCACCTGGAGACGGTGGAACCACTGCTCCGCGCCTCCGCCACCCTGGAGGTGGTCACCACCGTCCCGGTGCCCGTCGTCGCGGACGTCGTCCTCACCCACGTCCTGCGGGAGTGCGGCTGA
- a CDS encoding metalloregulator ArsR/SmtB family transcription factor, with translation MDAVGPASVAATLQALATPSRLLILARLHEGPCAATELAAAVGMEQSACSHQLRLLRNLGLVVGERNGRSVVYALHDHHVAELLDQALFHVEHLRLGVSDPV, from the coding sequence CTGGACGCCGTCGGCCCGGCCAGTGTCGCCGCGACCCTCCAGGCCCTGGCTACTCCGTCCCGGCTGCTGATCCTCGCCCGGCTGCACGAGGGCCCGTGCGCCGCCACCGAACTCGCCGCCGCCGTCGGCATGGAGCAGTCCGCCTGCTCGCACCAGCTGCGCCTGCTGCGCAACCTCGGCCTGGTGGTCGGCGAGCGGAACGGCCGCTCGGTGGTCTACGCGCTGCACGACCACCACGTGGCCGAGCTGCTCGACCAGGCGCTCTTCCACGTCGAGCACCTGCGGCTCGGGGTCAGCGACCCGGTCTGA
- the purN gene encoding phosphoribosylglycinamide formyltransferase — protein sequence MSFKVAVLASHHGSNLRALTAAAARPESAFEVALVVSNNSASGALVHARELDIPWLHLSGRTHPDPEQLDLALLAALTDRHVDLVVTAGYLRKIGPFTLSGYGGRIVNVHPSLLPRHGGPGMHGLHVHESVLAAGDTVSGASVHQVTADYDEGPVIARREVPVLPTDTVETLAARVLTAEHALLAETVQALAIAHADH from the coding sequence ATGTCGTTCAAGGTTGCCGTTCTCGCCTCGCACCACGGATCCAACCTCCGCGCCCTGACGGCCGCCGCCGCCCGGCCGGAGTCGGCCTTCGAGGTCGCCCTGGTGGTGAGCAACAACAGCGCCTCCGGCGCGCTGGTCCACGCCCGCGAGCTGGACATCCCGTGGCTGCACCTCTCGGGCCGTACCCACCCGGACCCGGAGCAGCTCGACCTCGCCCTGCTGGCTGCGCTGACCGACCGCCACGTCGACCTGGTCGTGACGGCCGGCTACCTGCGCAAGATCGGCCCGTTCACCTTGAGCGGGTACGGCGGGCGGATCGTCAACGTCCACCCCTCCCTGCTGCCCCGGCACGGCGGCCCGGGCATGCACGGCCTGCACGTCCACGAGAGCGTGCTGGCCGCCGGGGACACCGTCTCGGGGGCCTCCGTCCACCAGGTCACCGCCGACTACGACGAGGGCCCGGTGATCGCCCGCCGCGAGGTGCCGGTGCTCCCGACGGACACGGTGGAGACCCTGGCCGCCCGCGTCCTGACCGCCGAGCACGCCCTGCTGGCCGAGACCGTCCAGGCCCTGGCCATCGCCCACGCCGACCACTGA
- a CDS encoding bifunctional polysaccharide deacetylase/glycosyltransferase family 2 protein, producing the protein MSRARRKAPRRQARADSHRPASPGSAGRRGKVRQVPLRTHWLLLTTLILTLSAALLIQGYTQHMFGSTPDGAADHEGAAGAVPAQVVQGGPVIDSAARPARTAGPRPDTIALTFDDGPDPRWTPQILDVLHRNGVHATFFVIGTQVAANPELTRRIVAEGHQLGIHTFSHPDLSQLPAWQRSMELRETQLAVAGATGVTSSLLRPPYSAGNDSLRDADWAAVQQAGTEGYLTVLTTQDSEDWQRPGVARILTNATPARGTGQVLLMHDAGGDRSQTVTALAALLPQLKSQGFHFATVSEAVGLPAANRPATAADHWQGLALIGVLKGSGWGLDLLGWLLYAAGGISVLRAIAVLVAARRHRRLRATPWGPPITGPVSVIVPAYNERAGIEPAVRSLLASDHLVEVIVVDDGSTDGTADLVESLGLPGVRVIRQPNAGKPAALNTGIRAASHELVVMVDGDTVFEPDAVRLLVQPFGDPRVGAVSGNAKVVNRGGLLGRWQHIEYVIGFNLDRRLFDLAQCMPTVPGAVGAFRRSALLRLGGVSETTLAEDTDLTMALCRAGWRVVYEERAHAWTEAPASLSALWRQRYRWCYGTLQAMWKHRSAIGQRGQSGKLGRRGLLYLLMFQVLLPLLAPAVDVTTVYGLVFIGPGRVLGLFAAFLALQLAMGVYAFRLDGERLGPLWSLPLQQFVYRQLMYLVVIQSVITAVAGSRLRWQRMERYGSLQVPTAVSAAASAATTTAGTRNEAGAPQ; encoded by the coding sequence ATGTCCCGTGCGCGCCGCAAGGCCCCACGCCGCCAGGCTCGAGCCGACTCCCACCGTCCGGCCTCCCCCGGCTCCGCCGGGCGCCGCGGCAAGGTCCGCCAAGTACCGCTGCGCACCCACTGGTTGCTGCTCACCACGCTGATCCTCACCCTCTCGGCGGCGCTGCTCATCCAGGGCTACACCCAGCACATGTTCGGCTCCACCCCGGACGGCGCGGCCGACCACGAGGGGGCGGCCGGCGCGGTGCCCGCCCAGGTGGTGCAGGGCGGGCCGGTGATCGACAGCGCCGCGCGGCCCGCCCGCACGGCCGGGCCGAGGCCCGACACCATCGCGCTCACCTTCGACGACGGGCCGGACCCGCGCTGGACTCCGCAGATCCTGGACGTGCTGCACCGCAACGGCGTGCACGCCACCTTCTTCGTGATCGGCACCCAGGTGGCCGCCAACCCGGAGCTCACCCGGCGGATCGTGGCCGAGGGCCACCAACTCGGCATCCACACCTTCAGCCACCCCGATCTGAGCCAACTGCCCGCCTGGCAGCGCTCGATGGAGCTGCGCGAGACCCAGCTGGCGGTGGCCGGAGCGACCGGCGTGACCAGCTCGCTGCTCCGCCCACCGTACTCCGCGGGCAACGACTCGCTCCGGGATGCCGACTGGGCAGCCGTGCAACAAGCAGGTACCGAAGGCTACTTGACCGTCCTCACCACCCAGGACAGCGAGGACTGGCAGCGCCCGGGAGTGGCCAGGATCCTCACCAACGCGACCCCGGCCCGGGGCACCGGGCAGGTGCTGCTGATGCACGACGCGGGTGGCGACCGGTCGCAGACCGTCACGGCACTGGCCGCACTGCTGCCCCAACTCAAGTCCCAGGGCTTCCACTTCGCCACCGTGAGCGAGGCCGTCGGGCTGCCGGCCGCCAACCGTCCGGCCACCGCCGCCGACCACTGGCAGGGGCTGGCGCTGATCGGGGTGCTCAAGGGCAGCGGCTGGGGGCTGGACCTGCTGGGCTGGCTGCTCTACGCGGCCGGCGGGATCAGCGTGCTGCGCGCGATCGCCGTGCTGGTCGCGGCCCGCCGGCACCGGCGGCTGCGCGCGACGCCCTGGGGGCCGCCGATCACCGGGCCGGTCAGCGTGATCGTGCCCGCCTACAACGAGCGGGCCGGCATCGAACCCGCCGTCCGCTCGCTGCTCGCCTCTGACCACCTGGTGGAGGTGATCGTGGTGGACGACGGCTCCACCGACGGCACGGCCGACCTGGTCGAATCCCTCGGCCTGCCCGGCGTCCGGGTGATCCGCCAGCCCAACGCGGGCAAGCCGGCCGCGCTCAACACCGGCATCCGCGCCGCCAGCCACGAACTGGTGGTGATGGTGGACGGTGACACCGTCTTCGAACCGGACGCCGTCCGCCTGCTCGTCCAACCCTTCGGCGACCCCCGGGTGGGCGCCGTCTCCGGCAACGCCAAGGTGGTCAACCGAGGTGGCCTGCTCGGGCGTTGGCAGCACATCGAGTACGTGATCGGCTTCAACCTGGACCGCCGGCTCTTCGACCTGGCCCAGTGCATGCCCACCGTGCCCGGCGCGGTCGGCGCCTTCCGCCGCTCGGCCCTGCTCCGGCTCGGCGGGGTCAGCGAGACCACCCTGGCCGAGGACACCGACCTCACCATGGCGCTCTGCCGGGCGGGTTGGCGGGTCGTGTACGAGGAACGCGCCCACGCCTGGACCGAGGCCCCCGCCTCGCTCTCCGCCCTCTGGCGCCAGCGGTACCGTTGGTGCTACGGCACCCTGCAGGCGATGTGGAAGCACCGCAGCGCGATCGGCCAGCGCGGCCAGTCCGGCAAGTTGGGCCGCCGGGGGCTGCTCTACCTGCTGATGTTCCAGGTGCTGCTGCCGCTGCTCGCCCCGGCCGTGGACGTGACCACCGTCTACGGCCTGGTCTTCATCGGCCCGGGGCGGGTGCTCGGCCTCTTCGCCGCCTTCCTCGCCCTCCAACTCGCCATGGGCGTCTACGCCTTCCGCCTCGACGGCGAGCGGCTCGGGCCGCTCTGGAGCCTGCCGCTCCAGCAGTTCGTCTACCGGCAGCTGATGTACCTGGTGGTGATCCAGTCGGTGATCACCGCCGTGGCCGGCTCTCGCCTGCGCTGGCAGCGGATGGAGCGCTACGGCTCCCTCCAGGTCCCCACCGCCGTCTCCGCTGCTGCCTCCGCCGCCACCACCACCGCCGGGACGCGCAACGAGGCCGGGGCACCGCAGTGA